GAATCCGACTTATGTGAATGGACATTTTTCGATTCCGGTATAGCTATGATAAATTTGAAAATACAAAAAACTCATAATAAATTACTTACTGAATTTATAAGGTTCAAAATTTATCTATAATTCTAAATTTAAAAAAATTACGATATATTTGAGGCCTGCAAGAAACATTTATATTATTTTGTCAATTCTTGATCAATTCCTGACCATTGAACAATAGATATGATCCATGAGGAATAGCGTACACAGAGAAATAACTCAACTGAGCCCGGAAGATAGTTTTTTAGTCTATGAGAGAGTAAAAGATGACTTTGACTTTCCCATTCATTTTCACCCCGAATACGAACTGAATTTCATTTACAAAGGTAAAGGGGTTCGAAGGATCATTGGTGATCACACCAGTGTTATTGACGATATGGAACTCGTTCTTGTAGGGCCAAATCTCGTTCACGGCTGGGAATTGAATCAATGCACCTGTAAGGAAATTTATGAGATCACTGTTCACATTCAACAAGACCTCCTCAATGATAAAATGCTTTCAAGGCGGATTTTTAAAAGTATCAGGGATATGTTCAACAGATCCAAACATGGCATCCTGTTTTCTCAGGAAACCACCGCTGAGATCATGCCCCGTCTGATGGTCCTCTCTAAATTACACGGCATTCAGTATTTTCTGGAATTCATTTCAATCCTGAATGATCTTGCCCTGTCAGAAGATCAATCCCTTTTGTCA
This DNA window, taken from Lutimonas zeaxanthinifaciens, encodes the following:
- a CDS encoding AraC family transcriptional regulator, translated to MRNSVHREITQLSPEDSFLVYERVKDDFDFPIHFHPEYELNFIYKGKGVRRIIGDHTSVIDDMELVLVGPNLVHGWELNQCTCKEIYEITVHIQQDLLNDKMLSRRIFKSIRDMFNRSKHGILFSQETTAEIMPRLMVLSKLHGIQYFLEFISILNDLALSEDQSLLSTQFSEMNDFQNSERIKKVYEYIQENYHRKIGLNEISQLVNMSPVSFNRFIKKRTGKTFINYVNDTRISYASRWLIESEKSIGEISFQCGFNNIANFNRIFKKSKDCTPSEFRKEFVGMQRVL